The following coding sequences lie in one Arachis stenosperma cultivar V10309 chromosome 5, arast.V10309.gnm1.PFL2, whole genome shotgun sequence genomic window:
- the LOC130980250 gene encoding photosystem I reaction center subunit V, chloroplastic — protein sequence MAASASSMMISSTHHRALSSPTIHQKPSSVCFQGLRQLTIRRSLSSSSGVRRVVPPRGGVRAELSPALVISLSTGLSLFLGRFVFFNFQRENVAKQGLPEQNGITHFEAGDSRAKEYVSILKSNDPVGFNLVDVLAWGSLGHIVAYYILATSSNGYDPSFFPQ from the coding sequence atggCAGCCTCAGCATCATCCATGATGATATCAAGTACCCATCATCGTGCCTTATCATCGCCCACCATCCACCAGAAGCCATCAAGCGTGTGCTTCCAGGGTCTGAGGCAGCTCACAATTAGAAGGAGCTTGTCAAGCAGCAGCGGCGTGAGAAGGGTGGTTCCTCCACGTGGCGGCGTGAGAGCTGAGCTGAGCCCAGCTCTGGTGATAAGCCTGAGCACTGGGCTGTCGCTGTTCTTGGGGAGGTTCGTGTTCTTCAACTTCCAGAGGGAGAACGTGGCCAAGCAAGGATTGCCGGAGCAGAACGGGATCACGCACTTCGAGGCTGGTGACTCGCGTGCCAAGGAGTACGTCAGCATCCTCAAATCCAACGATCCTGTGGGATTCAACCTTGTTGATGTATTGGCTTGGGGATCCCTCGGCCACATCGTTGCTTACTACATCTTGGCCACCTCCAGCAATGGCTATGATCCTAGTTTCTTTCCTCAATGA
- the LOC130980249 gene encoding high mobility group B protein 10: protein MTTSSAQGSTDWCQQESERDTPNGNEKSSDAATKAYPTPTALYDDLARDSNLFWDKLESFHKSFGTKFKVPTIGGRPLDLYRLFVEVTSRGGIEKVIVERKWKDVIVGFKFRETITSASFMVRRYYLSLLYHFEQAYYFRKQVPPSSTPDPANRSLVDSSTPFGEAGKTQQLGSVVPGTIDGKFDGGYIVTVNLGSEQVKGILYHVPISLSQSSNTVGVHGSRNRKKSRLALGDPSRPKSNKSGYNFFFAENYARLRPLFHGEERAISKRIGFLWNNLTEAERQVYQEKGLRDKERYKTELLEHKSSNN from the exons ATGACAACTAGTTCAGCTCAAGGTTCCACCGATTGGTGCCAGCAAGAGAGTGAGAGAGACACACCAAACGGAAATGAGAAATCCTCCGACGCAGCCACCAAAGCTTATCCAACACCAACAGCTTTGTACGACGACCTTGCCCGTGATTCCAACCTCTTTTGGGATAAGCTTGAATCTTTTCATAAATCATTCGGCACTAAATTTAA ggTTCCCACCATAGGAGGAAGGCCACTAGATCTATATCGCCTTTTCGTGGAAGTAACATCTCGTGGTGGTATTGAAAAG GTAATTGTAGAACGCAAATGGAAGGATGTGATTGTGGGCTTCAAGTTTCGAGAGACTATTACAAGCGCATCATTTATGGTGCGCAGATACTATCTATCATTGCTTTATCACTTTGAGCAAGCGTATTACTTTCGGAAACAAGTCCCTCCTTCCTCAACACCTG ATCCTGCAAATAGGAGTCTCGTTGATAGCTCCACACCCTTTGGTGAAG CCGGAAAAACACAGCAGCTTGGTTCTGTGGTGCCTGGAACAATTGATGGGAAGTTTGATGGTGGTTATATAGTTACAGTGAATCTGGGTTCTGAACAGGTGAAAGGTATTCTATACCATGTTCCCATCAGTTTGTCCCAGAGTTCTAATACTGTTGGTGTCCATGGTTCACGGAATAGAAAGAAATCTAGATTGGCATTAGGCGATCCATCACGGCCGAAGTCAAACAAGAGTGGCTACAATTTCTTCTTTGCTGAGAATTATGCCAGGTTGAGGCCCTTATTCCATGGTGAAGAGAGAGCGATTAGTAAGAGGATTGGGTTTCTATGGAACAATCTAACAGAAGCAGAAAGACAG GTTTATCAGGAGAAAGGGCTGAGAGATAAGGAAAGATACAAGACTGAATTGTTGGAGCACAAGTCGTCCAATAATTGA